agaaaacaaaagatgaaaaTGTCAAGTTAGCCAAGGTTTTCAAAGTTTTATCCAGCAACATTGAGAAAAACAATGAACTCCTTGATCAACTTTTTGAATTAACGCTTGAATCTGAGAGCAATCATCAAGGTTTAGCACCTCTTCGATCAATTCTGTCAAAAGATCTCAGTGCTGCAAGAGAAGATAAggtataaatcattttttatcgtAAAATTCCCAAATAATAAAGTTATGGaggcaaaataaatatttgaatcaCCATAATAATATTGTCGATGTCTCTATCTGTCTGTATACATGAATTGTATTGAGGTCTGTACTTTATacttttttctgaaatatttttagaaaaagagaatcaactttttcttgaaatttttacactcTCAATTTACCATGTTTCCtcttgttgattttattttaaatctattttatttttttataggcCTGCATGATAACTTGCATATCAAGATCTTGTAATGACTGGGGTCTCACAGAgattatacataatatatacactgtatgcATATGTTGAAACTCATGAATTTATGAAGGGAGATAATCATCAGAGCACGATCTGTTTATCCTTattctgtctgtccatccagtTTTATGCATATGATATAATGTATTGTCaagtttgttttggttttttaggTGACAGTAGAAATAAAGCTcacttttatgaaaataaatgatattgatACAGTGGACCAGAAGTTTCAGTCAGAGATTTTCATCCAAGCAAAGTGGCATGATCACTTGATCAAGCCAGATGAAAAggtaaatacattttaaagttGATAGACTGTCCATTTGAATtcataaaacatacatgtacaatagaaTACATATCATGCTGTACAGATAATATTTAGAACCACATTCCACCAATCACATGGCCCCTCAATCCcctaaaaataatttgcaatagGTACATCCTCTTAGCTATTCAGACATGATATATTTTAAGGCATTTAAtagcatcattttaaaaatgaaaatgtgtatttGAATCAAACATCAAGGTATTTGAACCATCAATGATGTGGACTCCAAAGTTgattattttgaatattgacgGATCAATAGAAGAGGAACACATAGACTACTCTATTCTACATAGCAATGATGATAATCCACCAAGAGTGCAGCTGATGTGGAAATTCAAAGCTTTCTTTAAGGAGAATTTGGAATTGCAACACTTTCCAGTGGATGTTCAGGTAAAATCAAGCTCTTGATGTCATTGTACTACTTCTCCAGAGCAATAAATGACTTAAAGTGTTACAGGCAAGTACCACTTCAATCTTGTGCCCGTTGTCAAGTTGATAGATATTTCAACGATATAGATaaagaaatgatattttcaattcAGTGAAGATCGAGTCTTGAGGAAGCACACTGAATACATTAAATAATGCCTtgctggtaaaaaaaaaatccttccaccattcattatatttattattaatttgcCGGTAATTTAACTGGCATTAACTTACATACTCTTTGCTCTGAGGAGTTTGTTTCAACTTCAGGACCTGACAATTTCCATCTCTACAGAAAAGTCGATTCATGAGATTGAGATAATTGAAGACCAGAGTTCTCTCAGTTCAGTCAACACTCAGGCCTTCCTGGATGCCTCAGAGTGGAACCTGTACAACCACACTGAGTCCTACAGAGACAAAACAACTGTCGAGTACGCTAGGTCAACTGTGCATTCTATCCTTCATATACAGTGCAGGGTGGCAAGGAAGATAGGCTATTTTGTGTGGAATATCATATTCATTGtggtttgtaataattataatttttcagcATAATTAAGAGATAAACTGCAAGTTGAAAAGTTCAATTAGATATGAACTTGATTGGTCATGTGATCAAATCGtgtgaagcccaaagggcttctcCGACAATTTTTTGGCTTTGCTTCTTTTTGAATGTGAGTGATGTTCAATGAAACGGAATGTATggatatacatacatgtaaatatactttAGTCTTTGGTATTTTATGTTTTCATAGAAATCTCGGTATAACACCTAGTAGATTAGTAGTAATGCACCTCTGTTTCAGTTCCTGATCATTGGCCTGACCTTTGCCTCCTACTCCATTGAGGTTGATAATGGAGACAGACTGGCTGTCAACATCACCCTTTTCCTTACTGCTGTCACCTTCAAACTGGTCGTCAAGCAAAGTCTGCCAACTATTTCATACCTCACTTACCTGGTAATTGAATGAAACAAATCCCATAATCAGTGCTCACAAGCTCCCGATATTGTTCATGTAGCTAAATGAAAGTATGAAATTATAGAACTTTATAccagtatataaataatatgcTTTTCAATATCTTTCACAGGATCTATATGTACTGGCTGCACTGATATTCCTTGCATTAAATGCTACTCAGAATGCTGCAATGAAATCCTTAGCTTACATTTATCAACTGAAGGAAGTAAAGATTTATGATCACAATTCCATTGCCAGCCTTGCTGTTATCTTCATATTGTTTCATATCGTCTTTGGAATTTATATAGCCTTCACTGTAAGAATTATTGATCGACAACAGACACGATTCACTTTTAAgggcatgatcacgattttcgtcaaattctatttttattattaacaatgcttaagaaatgcatttctaatgattaaatgaaatttgagagtcagtctttaagttttaggcaaaatacagagctcacaaatcTGTGTCGTGTAAACAAGgcccgtgccctgtttttgtttacataggttcaatcgaatataccaattaaaaacctttttcaagctgattttttatcttcttcttcattttaagcatagataaacagatcctaacgtttaacatgtttaacacattcatctTAAgtctaaatttaaaattttcacttcaacattcaaaatttaaacaaaagctttgtttacatgtcaaagaattgtaagctctgtaattcgcatataactcaacaaatgacactcaattTTGTTTGCCTAACAATAAGAATGCCTCACTGAAGCAGTGTAATTAttcaaatcggaaaaataatttttgaccaaaatcgtgaccatgcccctttaaaattcCATTGCTTAGGTTATTAACCTTGGACATCAATGATACTGTAAACCACTTGAATTGCTTGCGAGAAATTGTCGCGAAGTTCGCAAGAGCCTCATTGTCGCAAATATTTCTTACCGCAAACCAGTATTTACTACACATGTAAttgtaataaaagaaaaaaaacgtgTGCCTTTAATGAAACACTCGGGAGTATAGCCTGGTTCCGGCCTACCCATAATGGGTAGGCCGGATCCAGGCTATCGGAAGTACTGTCTTACAAAAAACGGGGTTCACATTAAACACGGTATGACCAATATATGTGACGAAACGGGGGTAATCTAAAAAAAcataatgttacatgtattacagcCGCGATCAAGTTCATCTCGGGTAAATTGCGAAATTAAGTAGTTGAGAATAATAGTacaattggtttacagtaatcaTATAATTgagtaatcattttttattatttaacagtTTGAATTCTTGAAATCAATTGTAATAATTGTGATGATCGAgacattttttgcaaattttgtctTCTTGAGTTGTTATAGTATATGTAATCTAAAAATACGGAGGGTAGCATTTATCTTTTTGAGGCCACCAGAAGGCGATGGAAAATGCAGGAAAAAGACAAACtttaccaggtacatgtactctcaatattttgatctaaaataattgtaatctttaaaaataaatcaatttgattACTCCTGTTTGAATTAAATATAATCATATGAACTTGGTTACAATAGCTTGTGTATTATAAGAATTTTTGTAGAGTAAACTGCTCAACCCAGTTTAATATACTCAATTCAATTCTGCTTTATTTGAAACATtcttgtaaacatttttttaaactagcTTAGACTCACTGACATTGATTGTAGGAAAAGAAAGATTACATTGAGAGATCAAGGATGTCACCCAGAGGTACTGGTAAACGAAAGAGAAGATACCCTCCTGTGGCCCAACCAAGGGGATCTCTCGCGTCCTTCTTCGAAAGTCGCTACTAGCCGAGCTGCTGGTGCTCTGCaaaaagggcaataactctgctTTTAAAAACACTTAATTAACTCAAAATTAAACTCCTATTTTTGAATGTGCTGGTTTATTTATCATGATACACTTTATCATTACAGGATACAAAATCAATGTATGTTAAGCCTGAGTCATTAATGTGACCTATTGCAACTGATCTTCCTTCATCGCCGTGCGTGTCGTTCGTTgtgcataaacaattttacattttaactgcAGAATCTTCTCGAAAACTACAAACCATTTTTAACCAATGTGAAAAATCTCTacggtaagaggaatctaaattgtacGATTCTTGACTTAACACCCCCATGTACTCATAGacgggccaaatatgcaaataGCCACATTTTGCAACATCGTCTCCTCTACTCCCACACactttgggaaaaaaataataaatggttATGGTGTCCATGAAGCcatctaccaaaattgtgagtTCATTGTCCctggtcaggggttcagaccTTATGGTCAAGCCAATATCAGCATGTAGTAAAAATTTATTACACCTTAGAAAATTTTCTACTATTCTCATATATGTATTCGAAAACTTctcatataattatgtattcgAAAACTTTATGCATATAGTTATCATGTCCGTGAagccttctaccaaaattgtaaactCAGGACCCCCTGGGACAGGGGTTCctagaaaatctttttctttactAGCCctcatatgtacatatgtatattgtattgtttattaccaagaaccatacgattaataggtttaatatatatacataagtgaacaaacatatgaaaacatttttaaaaacaaaaacaaaaaagaaagaccATCACAATTTTGTATTAGACTGCGTGTGCACATAGCAGTCTGCAAAATatacaattcaattcaattctttatttctttaagctttacAGCTTATCAGTATAACATATGTATAACATGAGTTGGTAGTGTATTTACAGTGTATTTACAGGAGAACTTGTGCACGTACAGATAATAACATtcactgttacatgtatatacaggtTGAGAAAACAAAAGACTGCAATTATGTAATACAGTTGTCCCTTAATAACATACTTTTTGAGATGAATTTGCCAAGATTACAGAGATCTTTAACATTGTCAGTATTAAAAAgttgaatttatttaaacatacaaggttttttataataatatacatgacAGAAGTAAACAGGATAATAAAGAgtatattatcaaaacaaaaactaattctAATTTTATCGTAATTTTGAGCATTTATATAGGTAATTTcccaaattgcacaactttttgaaattctttgttgAAAGTAATTGAATAAGTCTAAAAACGGAAGgcttttcataatatttttttacatacaacttTCTTATTTCCTTATGAAATggacagattaaaataaaatgaaactcatCTTCAATCTGTGATAGTGAAAATAGTTTACAAACTCTCATTTCTATGGATATTATAAAATCTGCCACGCTCGATCTCTAGTTGATGAGAGAATAAATGGTATTTACTTATAAATTGAACATATACAGTTGGTATTGGTTTTGTTAAATATTCTTGTActtcaaaattattacataagtgcttatacattatacatttgGGAGAATTTTCAAAGTAGCCATGTCCTTCTTGTATAAACATGTCGGTCAACCTCTGCTTCACTTCATGTAAGAATACATGTTCATTAAATTGTTCTTTACAGTTCCATATATATCCAAAACCtaaattgttatacatgtatttgagaaaaactgattaattaatagttcaaattaaaaagacGGCAGCCATAAATTcagtttttctaaatttttctgtaaaaagaGTTTAATTAACCCAAAATTGGGATGTTTAGTCAAAGGTAAAGATTATCATCATATCGTGATGAAGTATGCTGactaaaaagttttaaaaagtcgACTTGTTTATACTTAATAGTTTTATActttatcaataattattcattttcatttttttttcaaatttgtcaaaaatatcacaaatttccgtttttgaagaagttttttttttatatcctgTCTCTTATGTTATGAAACCGCAGAAATTTGAgctcatgttttaaaattgttgtcaTAAGAATAAACGTTTAGTAATTTTTCAGTTTTCAGCGATATTTTGTCCAGAAACTCATCTTTTTACCCCAAAATTCATAATATCAAAATCAGAATAACAGGGAAGAATTTTGTAGGctttgctttttaaaatgattgactTATAAATGAGTTTCGTAAGAACTTTTCTGAAGATAacaaaaagttaacaaaaacatCACAACGAGATATAATAGTGGccaggaaaattattttttgataattactTCGCTAAAATTAGTATATTTTTTGCGCAGACTTTCTTCTAGATTTCAGAGCAATATTCAGTCCTTTATGGTATAAGATACGaattataaattatgtttttaaaacattgtttattCGTGTCTAAATCTAGTTTTAGCTAGTTTAATCATCAAAGCAGCAACTACAGCTTATAGTTTTCCTTTTCTTcgagttattttgatatatttttcaatattcactTGCCTATACGGTAAATTCATTTCAGTGCaggtttaaagaaaaaaaaatctttaatgtaAAAACTAAAAACTGTCTGAGCAACTGTCGTGAGGCACATAAAGACGTCGAAACGATTGACTTGCAGGTGACCTACGACGCGTTATTACCACCGTTCAAAAGGTAAACGTACGTCGTTGCTCGATAATCGTAAGACGCAAGCACGGTTCTAGCTATAAGCATCGCAAGTGGCAACCCGGCTCCAAACATGACACCTTCGACTGGCACGTCAAACGCCCGTGTGTCTTACCTTGCAATCTCAAgcggtttgttcccgttttgcacacatttgaaaattaggtatcgaaaaaatgtgtgcgaaacgggaatttgaccaggtgagataattgcttaattgctatagtctatatcacaatTCCTGCGAGggcaattgacaataaaataaataaaaacatatctactcgcaattgaaatttacatgtattttatgttacaatataacttgcataaaagcacatttacataataattgacatccatattcttgaatttgatttcaaacatcaatttggtcatgaacaatttcattatattttttaaacaagaaagtttattgcaaaaatgttgagTATGTAGAGTCTTTAACTTACTGCCTATataggaagtacatgtacatgctaaaATTTCGAAGagaaatatcatatgttactaTTTGATTattgcttttgctgacataaatggaagaaatgtgtctagtgaaaacgctgctaaatatttttcatttatattgtgGTATATCTtgaataatcaaagaaaaaagacaaactgtatgatgataaataggaaatgttatatgcatgcttcaaaaactgtaaagattAATTCACAAATCCTATCAGATGTAGAcctaattcatgcattttcaaccTTTTTCAGTTTGAGGTATATcgcatcaatattaaaaatattatttttgtcagattttttatgtatttaacctCTGATTTGAAAAACTAGAAAGTGACCCGCCATATAATAAGCGGTGATGTCATACGAACTACTGTCAAGGTCGCTACttcaaacattgaaatattttgtgataaagatctgttttctttcataatattttttctgttgataccaaacaatcaattttaaacatgcgttttacataATTTGCAACTCAATTGTAAACAGAGACACGGAGAAATCCATATGACTGTCTATGTAGTTTTCCCTTTTATCATATAATGATCCATTGAATCAGCTTCCAATTGGCTTTGGACCGGCAATTTTTCCTTATTCATTTGgttttatatttaaggtaaatgaacaaaaatgtaaaagtcaatTCATCTAatctaatcattattttttttatcagactttttaattatatcattatctttattttatcaaacgaAAAAAACAAACGGTAATAGTTATTAgacctaaaacacaacaaaatatctgtattcttcttgttttatcgttaaggcactgataaaaaaaaggtaaaaatccaggtaaaatctttgaccgaaagcagactataattgctatcacaacacaaatcGAACCTTTTGTTctataattatcaaatgtgtgcaaaacgggaacacacctcTCAAGCACTTAACGCGATTTTGAATGCTAGGATCAACCAAGGGAGCCACGACCGTAGCACAGGCACGATCAGCATCACGTACGACCAGTAGTGACTGGGGATAGGTACATGCATATTATTGATGATGAGATCTTAACCACACCTGGCAAATGAAAAATCAAGGATGATTTACTCGTGTAACAACACGATGTAGGATGGTCAGagatgattaattttaaaacataattgttATTATTCATATTAAACTCAGTTCTATGTATGAACTAATTGCATGTAGTCATCTTTACGCATCCTAAAAAGAGATACATTGACTTTGTAAAAATGCTGTCCggagtgatattgaaaattgcagTTTTAGGTATAAGCTATATAGGTATATATTTCGCTACCCCTTCCCCCACGGATTAGTAATTacatgattttttgtttgtttgttttgtttgttttgcttGTTAAGAATTGTTTTGGATGAGTCTGACAATAACATAACCGTAATAcccctttttgggagttgattttaatcaactctcctatgcagttactcagacaaatcgaaagtgaaacagtgtttggacctcagcacaaatcatcgctgctgacaagacttagttcttgaaaataattgatatattcggtgtaatgtatgctaaagcattaaattgtttttcaaggaaacttatttataaaaaccttgaaaatagtcagattttaaatggtacgaacaatttagatattttttgtagtcgtatgtattcctacgccagagttcaatatagtctcgttcaactcaacgctcggctgtctccgtaaattcCGGATCCGaaaagcagagagtctctcttgcttgtcggagatttacggtgtcagccgagcgtttggttgaacgagactagagttcaatattgcttggatccagacaattttcgagaaatatttctattactgatacatagtttgattgaattaatattatctttaaatattatttatcatgaTTCATATGcatggggtttctcgacattcttgtcgaaaaagtccaaaaattcatattataaaaatgtgcgtaattcaaatacaaattagaaactacatgtacttgtcatgcaaaataacatattattgattttaaaataaataaacgtcgacaaaatcaactcccgtcagttcttcagtactttgattttttttgcttgtcaagatttctgattttaagtgtagcccccccccccccccccaaccttcGACGCCACTGAGATAGTAATATTTATGTATATCatgttttatacatataaatagaTTTATACCAAATGAAGCACGTGTGTTGTAAACTATTACTTGGACCATTCGGCAAAATGAATTCGGAACTCAGAGACTTTGATAGCATCGGTTTTTGATCCTACACAACTACTGCAACTTCCGGAATTGTTGCAGACGATGTTTGAAGATTTTCACGTTTTGCAGTAAAGGTTTGGGTTTTAAaagcttttgatttttttcctttacttAAGTTGGTTTCATTTTTGTATCTGAATTTAATTTTGCAGCTAATGATGTCGTTCTTTTTGTAAGGAAGTAAGGATAGCGTGTTATATCTGCCCTCCCCCTTTTTCTGCTATTTTTTTATATGGATGGACGCCGTGGGGATAATTTCTTCGAGATGTGATCCCCTTTCTATTTGGCTgacatcaaaatatttgattgatgtaatcatataataatgataCACTTTTATTACGTATTATAGATTTATCCTTATTTTACTTATATTAGTAATAActaagaaaggggggggggggtaatttccACTTATGTGCCTTTGAAGTCTCAGTTGTTTGCAATGAAAGAACTTTATCAAAACTAATGATAATTTAATGGTGTTATAATTTAGTGGAACTTATTGCCTTATGtcattctttttatttcagctcCACTTTTAAAGACTGTTAAAACTTCTGTGAACTGACACTATAAAATCTGGTTtgactatataaaaaaaacccagtgaaattataagaaacttttatgattttaatgcaTTCAAtttctgatgtacatgtacatatatgtatattatgttTAGACCATGTACAGGAAATCTGAATTAACAGTGTAATATGAACTCTGACATCCACACAAAATACTCATTTGTCATATTATATTCTTCATtatttggccaaaaaaaaaaagttgtgtgttcaGGGTAAcacgacctaacctacaaaaattccccgatcctaccatttttagatgtctgtttttatatgattgtgaatttaatgttatttctattaaaaaatctgtttttgaaTATGACAAACAAACATAATTACATTCTTATAAttcatgctgaaaaaaatatgataaaatgaaaaaaatccctacctacctaacctaattttttcatcagtgttaccctaaacacacaattttttttaggccttTGCAATGGGCAAAGTGTCTGATAAAGTGtcatttcaattcaattgttttaaaattataaattatgaaaaagtgATAACATCTTTGATATGATAACATTACTATGAGTTTTTTCTGACTGAGGATCAAACATTGTTGCAGTCACAGCTTTTTAGTTACATATTTATCAaacataaaaacttttatatcTTATCATTTCATCAAAACAGTTGCTGTCAAATGTTTGTTGCCATATATAGTGGTTCAATCATTGTACATCTAGTGATTTGATCTTTGGGCCTTGAATTTAATCTGGTCGTAAGTATGTTGTCCTCCTGCCCTTAGATGATATAATGCAAGTTGAACTACCATTCCACTTATGTATATCTTTAGAAGTATACTGTAGTTGTATTTCttttatactgtagattccttattttacttcttaaaaaaaaaatgaaaacttttctatatatacatacagcattcagtttcattttaatatgCAAAAAACACCATGAGGAATCTTcagtatttacaatatttaccaTGCTGAAACTGATAATATATTTAAAGTATTCCCTCCCTTTATTTTGCACACAaatagatctctctctctctctctctccccccccccccccccccccccatgtgtgCTTGAAATAAAACTGCAGTTTACgtcaaaattgtaaataaaaatacttgaaCTAAGGAAAGCTAGCAAACCATCAATAAAAATGTGTGATAAGATTTTCTTCAGTCACTATAATTTTAGAGTTGTATGTAATTTGATTTATGATATAGATCTACTATTCCTTGTAGAAACGTTTGATACACTCTCCTTGAAAAGATTATGTTGGAGGTGGAGACAGTGGACTCCAAGAAAACAGTAGATGAAAATGTCAAGTTAGCCAAGGTTTTCAAAGCTTTATCCAGCAACATTGAGAAAAACAATGAACTCCTTAATCGACTTTTGGAATTAACACTTGAATCAGAGAGCAATCATCAAGGATTAGCACCTCTTCGATCAATTCTGTCAAAAGATCTCAGTGCTCTGAGAGAAGATAAGGTGctcattttttatcataatacatgtagtcccaaaaattaaatttttggatGTTAAATGTATATTGGAATCACCATGTCTGTCAGTTTATCTGTGTATATTGTTAactttgtttggttttttaggTGACAGTAGAAATAAAGCtcacttttttgaaaataaacgatATTGATACAGTGGACCAGAAGTTTCTGTCAGAGATTTTCATCCAAGCAAAGTGGCATGATCACTTGATCAAGCCAGATGAAAAGGTTAATAAATTTTTGCAAGTTTTCCTTTGcatacaacatacatgtacaataaaatacatattgtgCTACTGTGACAACTGTAAAGTTTCTACCTTAGATCCTTTTTGCCAGCTACACGTATGATACTTGATGATTTGTTGTTAATTAATCGAAAGTCAAACTACCGATGCTAAGATTTTTGTTAAACTTTATGATATGCATGTGATTTTTGTTATGATACTCTATCAAATCTAATATATAAGCTACTGATATTTGTCGCACATTTATCAGTGTTGAGTACTGTGTAAATTATACATGtgtagtagttggggctatatggaCTGTGGATATCGGCCTgtgtagctcagtggtagagctcctgactagagGTACAGGGGTCCTGGGTTTGATTCCCAGTCCAGccatatgttttaaatattccTCCCTACCTATTACATTTGGTTCTGGGACCtgcccctggaactaacaggttaaatTCTTCCAGGAGAAGAACCTGGGGTGATCTTCAAGGATGAAGACCATTTAAGTAGGGAGGAATAAAGTACTTGGGGCTATATGGACCATGGATATCTGCCAGGGTAGCTCAGTGCtagagctcctgactagagGTACAGGAATTCCGGGTTCGATTCCTGGTCCAGCCATATGTtttcaatatattattattCCTTCTATCCTATTACACATGT
This is a stretch of genomic DNA from Crassostrea angulata isolate pt1a10 chromosome 4, ASM2561291v2, whole genome shotgun sequence. It encodes these proteins:
- the LOC128180310 gene encoding acetylcholine receptor subunit alpha-like isoform X1; protein product: MLEVETVNSKKTKDENVKLAKVFKVLSSNIEKNNELLDQLFELTLESESNHQGLAPLRSILSKDLSAAREDKVTVEIKLTFMKINDIDTVDQKFQSEIFIQAKWHDHLIKPDEKVFEPSMMWTPKLIILNIDGSIEEEHIDYSILHSNDDNPPRVQLMWKFKAFFKENLELQHFPVDVQDLTISISTEKSIHEIEIIEDQSSLSSVNTQAFLDASEWNLYNHTESYRDKTTVEYARSTVHSILHIQCRVARKIGYFVWNIIFIVFLIIGLTFASYSIEVDNGDRLAVNITLFLTAVTFKLVVKQSLPTISYLTYLDLYVLAALIFLALNATQNAAMKSLAYIYQLKEVKIYDHNSIASLAVIFILFHIVFGIYIAFTATRRRWKMQEKDKLYQEKKDYIERSRMSPRGTGKRKRRYPPVAQPRGSLASFFESRY
- the LOC128180310 gene encoding acetylcholine receptor subunit alpha-like isoform X2: MLEVETVNSKKTKDENVKLAKVFKVLSSNIEKNNELLDQLFELTLESESNHQGLAPLRSILSKDLSAAREDKVTVEIKLTFMKINDIDTVDQKFQSEIFIQAKWHDHLIKPDEKVFEPSMMWTPKLIILNIDGSIEEEHIDYSILHSNDDNPPRVQLMWKFKAFFKENLELQHFPVDVQDLTISISTEKSIHEIEIIEDQSSLSSVNTQAFLDASEWNLYNHTESYRDKTTVEYARSTVHSILHIQCRVARKIGYFVWNIIFIVFLIIGLTFASYSIEVDNGDRLAVNITLFLTAVTFKLVVKQSLPTISYLTYLDLYVLAALIFLALNATQNAAMKSLAYIYQLKEVKIYDHNSIASLAVIFILFHIVFGIYIAFTKAMENAGKRQTLPGKERLH
- the LOC128180310 gene encoding acetylcholine receptor subunit alpha-like isoform X3 → MKINDIDTVDQKFQSEIFIQAKWHDHLIKPDEKVFEPSMMWTPKLIILNIDGSIEEEHIDYSILHSNDDNPPRVQLMWKFKAFFKENLELQHFPVDVQDLTISISTEKSIHEIEIIEDQSSLSSVNTQAFLDASEWNLYNHTESYRDKTTVEYARSTVHSILHIQCRVARKIGYFVWNIIFIVFLIIGLTFASYSIEVDNGDRLAVNITLFLTAVTFKLVVKQSLPTISYLTYLDLYVLAALIFLALNATQNAAMKSLAYIYQLKEVKIYDHNSIASLAVIFILFHIVFGIYIAFTATRRRWKMQEKDKLYQEKKDYIERSRMSPRGTGKRKRRYPPVAQPRGSLASFFESRY